Proteins from one Mucilaginibacter jinjuensis genomic window:
- the nuoL gene encoding NADH-quinone oxidoreductase subunit L, whose protein sequence is MNNYLWLIPLLPLAGFIINGLGRNALPKNLIGAIGSLVILVAFGLSVEAFLQVQSTGHPINVNIFTWIKVGNFTVPFAFLVDQLSAIMLLIITGVGFLIHLYSIGYMHDDAGFGKFFSYLNLFVFFMLLLVMGSNYIVMFIGWEGVGLCSYLLIGFWFTNGDYADAAKKAFVMNRIGDLGFLIAIFIMIHYFNSVNYADIFPKVPGLHGDKVTHLLTMITMLLFVGATGKSAQIPLFTWLPDAMAGPTPVSALIHAATMVTAGIYMIARSHVMFDLAPFTSNIIAIIGLATAVFAALIALTQTDIKKVLAYSTVSQLGYMFLGLGVGAYTGSFFHVITHAFFKALLFLGAGSVIHAVSGEQDMRKMGGLYKKLPITFWTMLLGTIAISGIPPFSGFFSKDEILAHTYQYSPIMYFIGVITAMFTSFYMFRMLFLTFFGKFRGTHEQEHHLHESPATITIPLIILAILSVVGGLINVPAILGGHEWLAHWLTPLFGTPKEAAHEGGIPEMGLMLISVAAAVLALIYAYIKYISKSDLPVADTEERPLLTALSYHKFYIDELYDLIIRKPLDALSNFFYKVVDKMGIDGLVNGLGSGTVETSKGLRLLQTGNVGFYIFMMVIGIIAVLVYSVFKF, encoded by the coding sequence ATGAATAATTATCTCTGGCTTATTCCTTTACTACCTCTCGCAGGGTTTATTATTAACGGACTTGGCCGAAATGCTTTACCTAAAAATTTAATCGGTGCTATTGGCAGCCTGGTTATCCTTGTTGCTTTCGGTTTAAGTGTTGAAGCCTTTTTGCAAGTGCAATCAACCGGTCATCCAATCAACGTAAACATATTCACCTGGATTAAGGTTGGTAACTTCACCGTTCCATTTGCTTTTCTGGTAGATCAGCTTAGCGCTATTATGCTGCTCATCATCACTGGCGTAGGCTTCTTGATCCATTTATACTCTATCGGCTATATGCATGATGATGCAGGCTTTGGTAAGTTTTTCTCTTACTTAAACCTGTTCGTATTCTTCATGCTACTGCTGGTAATGGGTTCTAACTACATTGTCATGTTTATCGGTTGGGAAGGCGTGGGCTTATGCTCGTACCTGTTAATCGGTTTCTGGTTTACCAATGGCGATTATGCCGATGCTGCTAAAAAGGCATTCGTGATGAACCGTATTGGTGATTTAGGCTTCCTGATCGCCATCTTCATTATGATACACTACTTTAACAGTGTAAACTACGCAGATATATTCCCGAAAGTACCGGGCTTACATGGCGATAAAGTGACTCATCTGTTAACGATGATTACCATGTTGCTGTTCGTAGGTGCTACTGGTAAATCAGCACAGATTCCGTTGTTTACCTGGTTGCCTGATGCGATGGCTGGTCCAACACCAGTATCAGCATTGATCCACGCTGCTACCATGGTTACTGCAGGTATCTACATGATTGCCCGCTCACACGTAATGTTTGATCTGGCTCCGTTCACTAGCAATATTATTGCCATCATTGGTTTAGCAACAGCCGTATTTGCTGCGCTGATTGCTTTAACACAAACAGATATTAAAAAGGTACTGGCTTATTCAACCGTATCTCAACTGGGTTATATGTTCCTGGGTTTGGGCGTTGGTGCATACACCGGTTCATTCTTCCATGTTATTACACACGCATTCTTCAAGGCCCTGTTATTCCTGGGTGCTGGTTCTGTTATCCACGCAGTAAGCGGCGAGCAGGATATGCGTAAAATGGGTGGCCTTTATAAAAAACTGCCAATAACTTTCTGGACCATGTTATTGGGTACCATTGCAATTTCTGGTATCCCTCCATTCTCGGGTTTCTTCTCTAAAGATGAGATCCTGGCTCACACTTACCAGTATAGCCCGATTATGTATTTCATCGGTGTTATTACGGCGATGTTCACTTCGTTCTATATGTTCCGCATGTTGTTTCTTACTTTCTTCGGCAAGTTTAGAGGTACACATGAGCAGGAACATCATTTGCACGAGTCGCCTGCAACTATTACTATCCCATTAATCATCCTCGCTATCCTTTCTGTAGTGGGCGGTTTAATTAACGTTCCGGCTATATTAGGTGGGCACGAGTGGTTAGCACATTGGTTAACTCCACTATTCGGTACACCAAAAGAAGCTGCACACGAAGGTGGCATCCCAGAAATGGGCTTAATGCTGATCTCTGTAGCTGCTGCTGTGTTAGCATTAATCTACGCTTACATTAAATACATCAGCAAATCAGATCTTCCTGTTGCCGATACCGAAGAACGCCCATTATTGACTGCATTATCATACCACAAATTTTATATCGACGAATTATACGATCTGATTATCCGCAAGCCACTTGATGCGCTTTCTAACTTCTTCTATAAGGTAGTTGATAAGATGGGTATCGATGGATTAGTGAACGGCTTAGGAAGCGGTACTGTAGAAACAAGCAAAGGCTTACGTTTATTGCAAACTGGTAATGTTGGTTTCTACATATTTATGATGGTGATAGGTATTATTGCCGTATTGGTTTATAGTGTATTTAAATTTTAG
- the nuoK gene encoding NADH-quinone oxidoreductase subunit NuoK, which yields MGNSITQTIQTVPLNHYILLSAIIFSIGVTGVLIRRNAIVVFMSVELMLNAVNLLLTAFSVYKGDASGQVFVFFVMALAAAEVAVGLAIIVMIYRNTHSTDINVLSRLKW from the coding sequence ATGGGAAACAGCATAACACAAACCATACAAACTGTACCGCTTAACCATTACATATTGTTAAGTGCCATCATTTTTTCGATCGGTGTAACCGGCGTATTAATCCGTCGTAACGCTATCGTAGTTTTTATGTCGGTTGAGCTGATGCTTAACGCGGTTAACCTGTTACTTACGGCATTCTCTGTTTATAAGGGTGATGCTTCGGGCCAGGTGTTCGTGTTTTTCGTTATGGCGCTGGCTGCAGCAGAAGTTGCAGTAGGTTTGGCTATCATCGTCATGATTTATCGTAACACACACTCAACAGATATTAATGTGTTGAGCAGGTTAAAATGGTAG
- a CDS encoding NADH-quinone oxidoreductase subunit J — protein MSTFYFIAFLSIFFSLLVIFAKNPVHSVLYLILTFFTFTIHYILLNAQFLAVVNFIVYMGAIMVLFLFVMMLLNLNKDTEPGKHYLAKLAGVIAGGCLLITLVGSLKAYKLSAPVVLKDPGLGLVKNLGKVLFSEFLLPFEISSVLLLSAMVGAVLLAKKEPKATA, from the coding sequence ATGAGTACATTTTACTTCATCGCATTTTTATCTATTTTCTTTTCACTGCTGGTAATTTTTGCAAAAAATCCGGTGCACAGTGTGTTGTATCTTATACTCACATTTTTCACCTTTACCATCCATTACATTTTATTAAACGCGCAATTTTTGGCCGTGGTAAACTTTATAGTTTACATGGGGGCAATTATGGTGCTTTTCTTATTCGTAATGATGTTGCTCAACTTAAACAAGGACACCGAGCCGGGCAAACATTATTTAGCCAAACTGGCTGGTGTAATTGCCGGCGGATGTTTGCTGATTACCCTGGTAGGCTCATTAAAAGCTTACAAGTTATCGGCACCTGTGGTTTTGAAAGATCCGGGCCTGGGCTTAGTGAAAAACTTAGGTAAAGTATTATTCAGCGAATTTTTATTGCCTTTCGAAATATCATCTGTATTGCTGTTATCGGCAATGGTAGGTGCGGTATTACTGGCTAAGAAAGAACCAAAAGCAACAGCATAA
- the nuoE gene encoding complex I 24 kDa subunit family protein, producing the protein MLKVQHTSAPVEFSEKLLAQFADKVSRYPEGKQKSALLPILHDVQAELGWLSPEAMDKVAAYLKIEPIEVYEVATFYTMYLMRPQGKYFLEVCRTGPCCLVGAEKIMDYLEEKLGVKEGEITPDGLFSWRGVECLAACGFGPVLQIGPEYTFYENLTPASVDQLISDLTAKANN; encoded by the coding sequence ATGCTTAAAGTACAACATACCAGCGCACCGGTTGAATTTTCGGAAAAACTGTTAGCCCAGTTTGCCGATAAAGTAAGCCGCTACCCGGAAGGTAAGCAAAAATCGGCCTTACTGCCTATACTGCACGATGTGCAGGCCGAATTAGGTTGGTTAAGCCCCGAGGCTATGGATAAAGTAGCCGCATATTTAAAAATTGAACCTATCGAAGTATATGAGGTTGCTACCTTTTATACCATGTACCTGATGCGTCCTCAAGGTAAATACTTTTTGGAGGTTTGCCGTACCGGCCCTTGCTGCCTGGTAGGTGCCGAAAAAATAATGGACTATCTGGAAGAAAAGTTAGGTGTTAAAGAAGGCGAGATTACTCCCGATGGTTTATTTAGCTGGAGAGGTGTAGAGTGCCTTGCAGCCTGTGGCTTTGGCCCGGTATTGCAAATTGGCCCTGAATATACTTTCTACGAAAACCTGACACCAGCTTCGGTAGATCAGTTGATTAGTGACTTAACAGCAAAAGCTAATAACTAA
- the nuoH gene encoding NADH-quinone oxidoreductase subunit NuoH — protein MELFDIGIKFILIVVIFLISLVVAMYSTYAERKLAAFFQDRVGPDRAGPGGMFQPLADGVKMFMKEEIIPTRASSLLFIVGPSLAIMTACIGSAVIPWGQAITIGSHVIPLQVTDINVGILYIFGVVSLGVYGIMIGGWASNNKYSLLGAIRAASQNISYEISMGLSIIALLMVTGTLSLKEITEQQHGWHWNILRQPLGFIIFIVCAFAETNRSPFDLPECETELVGGYHTEYSSMKLGFYLFAEYINMFISSAVMATLYWGGYNYPGMDWMAAHVGPIIAPLIGVAVMFAKVFAFIFFFMWVRWTIPRFRYDQLMNLGWKTLIPLAIVNIVLTGLFITFL, from the coding sequence ATGGAACTTTTTGATATTGGTATAAAATTTATACTCATCGTAGTTATCTTTTTGATCAGCCTGGTAGTGGCCATGTACTCTACTTATGCTGAACGTAAGTTAGCTGCCTTTTTTCAGGACAGGGTAGGCCCAGACAGAGCCGGCCCGGGTGGTATGTTCCAACCTTTGGCCGATGGTGTCAAAATGTTTATGAAGGAAGAAATTATCCCTACCCGTGCAAGCAGTTTACTGTTCATCGTTGGCCCATCGTTGGCCATTATGACGGCTTGTATCGGTTCGGCTGTTATTCCATGGGGTCAGGCTATTACTATTGGGTCACACGTTATCCCGCTTCAGGTTACAGATATTAATGTAGGTATCCTGTACATATTTGGTGTAGTATCACTGGGTGTTTACGGTATCATGATTGGTGGCTGGGCATCTAACAATAAATACTCGTTGCTGGGAGCTATCCGCGCAGCATCACAAAACATCAGCTACGAAATTTCGATGGGCTTATCTATCATCGCCCTGCTGATGGTTACAGGTACTTTAAGCTTAAAAGAAATTACAGAACAACAGCACGGCTGGCATTGGAATATATTGAGACAACCACTTGGCTTTATCATTTTTATTGTGTGTGCCTTTGCTGAAACCAACCGTAGCCCTTTCGATTTGCCTGAATGTGAAACCGAACTGGTGGGTGGTTATCATACTGAATATTCGTCAATGAAACTGGGTTTTTACCTGTTTGCAGAGTATATCAACATGTTTATCTCATCGGCAGTAATGGCAACCCTGTATTGGGGCGGTTATAACTATCCGGGTATGGATTGGATGGCTGCACACGTTGGCCCAATTATCGCGCCTTTAATTGGCGTTGCGGTGATGTTTGCTAAGGTATTTGCGTTCATCTTCTTCTTTATGTGGGTTCGCTGGACTATCCCGCGTTTCCGCTATGATCAGTTGATGAACCTGGGCTGGAAAACATTGATTCCATTAGCCATTGTGAATATTGTATTAACCGGACTTTTTATTACTTTTTTATAA
- a CDS encoding 2Fe-2S iron-sulfur cluster-binding protein has translation MFKVTIDGIPVEVEPGTTILNAARQIGGDIVPPAMCYYSKLEGSGGKCRTCLVQVSKGSEKDPRPMPKLVASCRTTVMDGMEVKNITSPEVIEARKGVVEMLLINHPLDCPVCDQAGECHLQDLGYEHGAAKTRYEFDRRKFERIDIGDKIQLHMTRCILCYRCVFTADQITDKRVHGILNRGDHAEISTYIQQAVDNDFSGNVIDVCPVGALTDKTFRFKNRVWFTKPVEAHRDCDHEKCNGKVTLWYKGEDVIRVTARKDVYGEVEEFICNTCRFDKKKTSDWVIEGPRKVSNQSVISSNHYDTLKPLPVVKTNPLLQEANKEQFERETRL, from the coding sequence ATGTTTAAAGTAACAATAGACGGAATACCTGTTGAAGTAGAGCCGGGAACAACGATCCTGAATGCCGCAAGGCAGATTGGGGGCGATATTGTTCCGCCGGCAATGTGCTACTATTCGAAACTGGAAGGCAGTGGCGGTAAATGCCGTACCTGCTTAGTGCAAGTAAGCAAAGGTTCAGAAAAAGACCCGCGCCCAATGCCTAAGCTGGTAGCATCGTGCCGTACTACGGTAATGGATGGCATGGAAGTAAAAAACATTACTTCGCCAGAAGTTATTGAAGCACGTAAAGGTGTGGTAGAAATGTTGTTGATCAATCACCCGCTGGATTGCCCTGTTTGTGACCAGGCTGGTGAGTGCCACCTGCAAGATTTAGGCTATGAGCACGGCGCTGCTAAAACCCGTTACGAGTTTGACCGCCGTAAGTTTGAGCGTATTGATATTGGCGATAAAATTCAACTGCACATGACGCGTTGCATCCTGTGCTACCGTTGTGTTTTCACCGCCGATCAGATCACGGACAAACGGGTACATGGTATCCTAAATCGTGGCGACCACGCAGAAATCTCAACTTATATCCAACAAGCGGTTGATAACGATTTCTCTGGTAACGTAATTGACGTTTGCCCGGTAGGTGCGTTAACCGATAAAACTTTCCGCTTTAAAAACAGGGTGTGGTTTACCAAACCTGTTGAAGCACACCGCGATTGCGATCACGAAAAATGTAATGGTAAGGTTACTTTATGGTACAAAGGCGAGGATGTGATCCGCGTTACTGCCCGTAAAGATGTATATGGCGAGGTTGAAGAATTTATCTGCAATACCTGCCGTTTCGATAAAAAGAAAACCAGCGACTGGGTTATTGAAGGCCCGCGCAAGGTTTCTAACCAATCGGTTATCAGCTCAAACCATTACGATACATTAAAACCGCTACCTGTGGTTAAAACTAACCCGTTATTACAGGAAGCGAATAAAGAGCAATTTGAAAGGGAGACAAGACTATAA
- a CDS encoding NuoI/complex I 23 kDa subunit family protein, with protein MEPLSNKRKVLDFKPLNLMERSYLPEIVKGLGITMKHFVKVAFAKGEVTVRYPEHKREFSENFRGQHSLKRDENGKERCTACGLCALSCPAEAITMTAAERQPGEENLYREEKYAAVYEINMLRCIFCGLCEEACPKEAIYLDGDIVPTDFLRKDFIYGKDKLVEPPLNQ; from the coding sequence ATGGAACCACTAAGTAATAAGCGAAAAGTATTAGACTTTAAACCCCTCAATCTGATGGAAAGATCGTATCTGCCGGAGATTGTAAAGGGTTTGGGCATTACGATGAAGCACTTTGTAAAAGTTGCTTTTGCTAAGGGGGAAGTAACTGTTCGTTACCCGGAGCACAAACGTGAGTTTTCTGAAAACTTCCGCGGCCAGCACTCGCTTAAACGCGATGAGAATGGTAAAGAGCGTTGCACCGCCTGTGGTTTATGCGCTTTATCGTGCCCTGCAGAAGCCATCACCATGACTGCTGCCGAGCGTCAACCAGGTGAAGAAAACCTGTATCGCGAAGAAAAATACGCGGCAGTATACGAGATTAATATGCTGCGTTGCATTTTCTGCGGATTATGCGAAGAAGCTTGCCCTAAAGAGGCCATATATCTGGACGGTGATATTGTACCGACAGATTTTTTAAGAAAAGACTTTATATACGGCAAAGACAAATTAGTTGAGCCGCCACTAAATCAATAA
- a CDS encoding NADH-quinone oxidoreductase subunit D yields MQNFPAYTDTDLQSELSTLNLGPTHPATHGVFQNVLQLDGERIVSGVSTIGYIHRAFEKIAEHRPFYQITPLTDRLNYCSSPINNMGWHLSVEKLLGIETPKRVDYMRIIIMELARIADHIVCNGVLGVDTGAFTGFLYMMEYREAIYEIYEEVCGSRLTTNVGRIGGFERNYNDIAFAKIRKFLETFPKALSEFESLFNRNRIFIDRTKDVAPVTAEQALSYSWSGPILRATGVDYDVRAMNPYCSYDEFDFEVPVGTRGDVYDRFLVRNEEMKQSLRLIEQALTKIEKEDPNIFHADVPEFYLPPKEEVYNNMEALIYHFKIVMGEVKTPVAEVYHSVEGANGELGFYIINDGGRSPYRLHFRRPSFINYQAYAPMSRGMLLSDAIINMSSLNIIAGELDA; encoded by the coding sequence ATGCAAAATTTTCCGGCATATACCGACACTGATTTACAAAGCGAGTTATCAACCCTTAACCTGGGGCCAACTCACCCGGCTACACACGGCGTTTTCCAAAACGTTTTGCAGCTGGATGGCGAGCGCATTGTAAGCGGTGTTTCAACCATTGGTTATATACACCGCGCTTTTGAAAAGATAGCAGAACACAGGCCGTTTTATCAAATCACGCCGCTTACAGACCGTTTAAACTATTGCTCTTCGCCTATTAACAATATGGGCTGGCATTTATCGGTCGAGAAGTTATTGGGTATCGAAACTCCTAAGCGTGTTGATTACATGCGCATCATTATTATGGAATTGGCGCGTATTGCCGATCACATTGTTTGTAATGGTGTATTAGGTGTTGATACTGGCGCATTCACCGGTTTCCTTTACATGATGGAGTACCGTGAGGCTATTTACGAGATCTACGAAGAAGTTTGCGGTTCGCGCTTAACTACCAACGTTGGCCGTATCGGTGGTTTCGAGCGTAACTATAATGATATCGCTTTCGCGAAGATCCGTAAGTTCCTGGAAACTTTCCCGAAAGCTTTATCCGAGTTCGAAAGCCTGTTTAACCGTAACCGTATATTTATTGACCGTACTAAAGATGTTGCGCCTGTAACTGCAGAGCAAGCTTTAAGCTACAGCTGGAGCGGCCCGATTTTACGCGCTACCGGTGTTGATTACGATGTACGTGCTATGAACCCTTACTGCTCTTACGATGAGTTTGACTTTGAGGTTCCGGTGGGTACAAGGGGCGATGTTTACGATCGTTTCCTGGTTCGTAACGAAGAAATGAAACAGAGCTTACGCTTAATTGAGCAGGCTTTGACCAAAATAGAAAAAGAAGATCCAAATATTTTCCATGCCGATGTGCCTGAGTTTTACCTGCCTCCGAAAGAGGAAGTGTATAACAACATGGAAGCATTGATCTATCACTTTAAAATTGTGATGGGTGAAGTTAAAACTCCTGTTGCCGAAGTTTACCACAGTGTAGAAGGTGCAAACGGAGAGCTTGGATTTTATATTATAAATGATGGTGGCCGCTCGCCTTATCGCCTGCACTTCCGCCGCCCAAGTTTTATTAATTACCAGGCTTATGCGCCAATGAGCAGAGGCATGCTGCTGTCAGACGCCATTATTAACATGAGTAGTTTAAACATTATTGCCGGAGAATTAGATGCTTAA
- a CDS encoding complex I subunit 4 family protein — protein sequence MTVSILLFLPLIAAIAVLLFKNETAKHAALFFSVVELAVAVVFLTKFVPNATTQFAVDYPWIPKLGIYFTAGIDGISMIMILLNVLLVPIIILASYNHNYKNANAFYALILFMQAAMLVVFTAIDGFLFYVSWEAALIPIYFICAIWGGENRVKVTIKFFIYTFAGSLFMLLAIIYLHLQTPSRTYDLHDFYNLTLTVKQQSWVFWAFFLAFAIKMPVFPLHTWQPDTYTEAPTAGTMLLGGIMLKMGVYGAIRWMIPVVPLGFDKWQYVVVALAAIGIVYASLIAFNQKDGKRLVAYSSIAHVGLIAAGIFAWTVTGVQGALYQCLNHGINVVGMFFVMDIISRRLQTRELDQMGGIAKVAPKFAIAFLIIVLGTVALPLTNGFIGEFLLLNSLYEYNILLCAFGGLTIIFGAVYMLRMYKKVMQGETNALTILFTDVTGTEKVVLCTICVLILFLGIYPNSVMHLSDAAVQNLVQSVNDKIFHGTAIPSGKQY from the coding sequence ATGACGGTTTCTATATTACTTTTTCTACCACTAATAGCAGCTATTGCTGTGTTACTGTTCAAAAATGAAACAGCAAAACACGCGGCGCTATTCTTTTCTGTTGTTGAGCTTGCGGTTGCAGTGGTTTTCTTAACCAAGTTTGTACCCAACGCCACAACCCAATTTGCTGTAGATTATCCGTGGATACCTAAACTGGGTATTTACTTTACAGCAGGTATCGATGGTATCAGTATGATTATGATATTGCTCAACGTATTGTTGGTGCCTATCATCATTCTGGCATCGTACAACCATAATTACAAAAATGCCAACGCATTTTACGCGCTCATTTTATTTATGCAAGCTGCCATGTTGGTTGTGTTTACTGCGATAGATGGGTTCTTGTTCTATGTAAGCTGGGAAGCAGCATTGATACCAATCTACTTTATCTGCGCTATCTGGGGCGGAGAGAACCGTGTTAAGGTTACTATCAAGTTCTTTATCTATACGTTTGCCGGTTCATTGTTTATGCTGTTGGCTATCATCTACCTGCATTTGCAAACACCATCTCGCACTTACGATCTGCACGATTTTTATAATCTTACCCTTACTGTTAAACAACAAAGCTGGGTGTTCTGGGCTTTCTTCCTTGCATTTGCTATCAAGATGCCGGTATTCCCTTTACATACCTGGCAACCCGATACTTATACCGAAGCACCAACAGCAGGTACCATGTTATTAGGTGGTATTATGTTGAAGATGGGTGTTTACGGCGCTATCCGCTGGATGATCCCGGTTGTGCCATTGGGCTTTGATAAATGGCAATATGTAGTAGTTGCACTTGCAGCTATTGGTATTGTTTACGCATCGTTAATTGCCTTTAACCAAAAAGATGGTAAGCGTTTGGTTGCTTATTCATCCATCGCCCACGTTGGTTTAATTGCTGCAGGTATTTTTGCCTGGACAGTTACCGGCGTACAAGGTGCTTTATACCAATGTTTAAATCACGGTATTAACGTGGTGGGTATGTTCTTTGTGATGGACATCATCAGCCGCCGTTTGCAAACCCGCGAATTAGATCAAATGGGTGGCATTGCTAAGGTTGCTCCTAAATTTGCTATCGCATTCTTGATCATTGTATTAGGTACTGTTGCGTTACCATTAACCAATGGTTTTATCGGCGAGTTTTTACTGCTGAACAGTTTATATGAGTATAACATTTTACTGTGCGCATTTGGTGGCTTAACCATCATATTTGGTGCGGTATATATGCTGCGTATGTATAAGAAAGTAATGCAGGGCGAAACCAACGCATTAACTATACTTTTTACAGATGTTACCGGTACCGAGAAAGTGGTATTATGTACTATCTGTGTTTTAATATTGTTCCTGGGTATTTATCCTAACTCGGTAATGCATTTATCAGATGCGGCCGTGCAAAACCTGGTACAATCTGTTAACGATAAAATTTTCCACGGCACAGCTATACCAAGCGGCAAGCAATATTAA
- a CDS encoding gamma-glutamylcyclotransferase family protein → MEYLFVYGTLLKDFKHTARLPIEEHLQFISKATIKGALYDLGNYPGYVEEPFGEVKGELYRIDKIDRVFEILDKYEGLFDDEPEYIRRRKTIELPDGEKVESWIYIFQQQLRPEHKRIIDGDYIAYVNKG, encoded by the coding sequence ATGGAATATCTGTTTGTTTACGGAACATTACTGAAAGACTTTAAGCACACAGCAAGGCTTCCTATAGAAGAACACTTGCAATTCATCAGCAAAGCAACTATTAAAGGCGCTTTGTACGATTTAGGAAATTACCCCGGTTATGTTGAAGAACCATTTGGGGAAGTTAAAGGTGAGTTATACCGTATAGATAAAATCGATAGGGTATTTGAAATTCTCGATAAATACGAAGGTTTGTTTGATGACGAGCCTGAATACATCAGAAGAAGGAAAACAATAGAACTGCCGGACGGTGAAAAAGTGGAAAGCTGGATCTATATTTTTCAGCAACAGCTTCGCCCCGAACATAAAAGAATAATAGACGGCGATTACATCGCTTATGTTAATAAAGGTTGA
- the nuoF gene encoding NADH-quinone oxidoreductase subunit NuoF — MARKLLLEHINVPGINTYDVYRSKGGYASVEKALKTLSPEDVVEEVKKSGLRGRGGAGFPTGMKWSFLAKPEGVARYLVCNADESEPGTFKDRYLMTYIPHLLIEGMIVASYALGAKTSYIYVRGEMMPQIRILERAIAEAKNAGFLGKNILGTGYDLELYVQPGGGAYICGEETALLESLEGKRGNPRIKPPFPAIAGLYGCPTVVNNVESIAAVVPIINEGGDEYAKLGIGRSTGTKLISAGGNVKKPGVYEIDLGLPAEEFLYSDEYCGGIANGKRLKAVVAGGSSVPILPANLFLKTANNEARLMSYESLSDGGFATGTMMGSGGFIAFDEDQCIVRNTWNFTRFYSHESCGQCSPCREGTGWMEKVLHRLENGHGKMSDMDMLVDISKKIEGNTICPLGDAAAWPVASAIRHFRDEFEWHVTNAATAVTRNYGIAHYADPLVIAEKAG, encoded by the coding sequence ATGGCACGTAAATTATTACTTGAACATATAAACGTACCGGGCATCAATACTTACGATGTTTACCGCTCAAAAGGTGGTTATGCTTCTGTTGAAAAGGCTTTAAAAACCCTTTCGCCGGAAGATGTGGTAGAAGAGGTTAAAAAATCGGGCTTACGTGGCCGCGGTGGTGCCGGTTTCCCAACCGGTATGAAGTGGAGTTTTTTGGCTAAGCCCGAGGGTGTTGCCCGCTACCTGGTTTGTAATGCCGATGAATCGGAGCCGGGTACTTTTAAAGACCGTTACCTGATGACTTATATCCCTCACTTATTAATTGAGGGAATGATTGTTGCCAGTTATGCACTGGGTGCTAAAACATCATACATCTACGTACGTGGAGAAATGATGCCGCAGATCCGCATACTGGAACGTGCTATTGCTGAAGCAAAAAATGCCGGCTTTTTAGGTAAAAACATTCTGGGTACAGGTTACGATCTGGAGCTTTATGTACAACCCGGAGGCGGCGCTTATATATGCGGTGAAGAAACTGCATTGTTAGAATCACTGGAAGGTAAACGTGGTAACCCGCGTATTAAGCCACCATTCCCGGCTATTGCTGGTTTGTATGGCTGCCCAACTGTGGTAAACAACGTAGAATCTATAGCTGCCGTTGTGCCTATCATTAATGAAGGTGGCGACGAATATGCTAAACTGGGTATTGGCCGTAGTACAGGTACTAAGCTGATCTCTGCAGGTGGTAATGTTAAAAAGCCAGGTGTATATGAGATTGATTTAGGTTTACCTGCCGAAGAGTTTTTATACTCTGACGAATATTGCGGAGGTATTGCCAACGGCAAACGCTTAAAGGCAGTTGTTGCAGGTGGTTCATCAGTGCCAATTTTACCTGCTAATTTGTTCCTGAAAACAGCTAACAACGAAGCACGCTTAATGAGCTACGAATCATTATCAGACGGTGGTTTTGCTACTGGTACCATGATGGGTTCGGGCGGTTTCATTGCTTTTGATGAAGATCAGTGCATCGTACGTAATACCTGGAATTTCACCCGTTTCTACAGCCACGAAAGCTGCGGACAATGTTCGCCTTGCCGTGAAGGTACCGGATGGATGGAAAAAGTATTGCACCGCTTAGAGAACGGCCACGGTAAAATGAGCGATATGGACATGCTGGTTGATATCTCTAAGAAAATAGAAGGAAACACAATTTGTCCGCTGGGTGACGCAGCTGCATGGCCGGTGGCCAGCGCTATCCGCCACTTCAGAGATGAGTTTGAATGGCATGTTACCAATGCGGCAACTGCAGTAACACGGAACTATGGTATTGCGCATTATGCAGATCCATTAGTTATAGCTGAAAAGGCTGGTTAA